Proteins co-encoded in one Arachis hypogaea cultivar Tifrunner chromosome 13, arahy.Tifrunner.gnm2.J5K5, whole genome shotgun sequence genomic window:
- the LOC112792564 gene encoding putative ABC transporter C family member 15 isoform X2 has translation MFPSTSTMAIVDTLLVTANVAFFYAILIWLLLHTLRQSKLQRAVFLQQGPKFFSIITLLFNFILTLLTIAFAVHEYRTNKIVRYSSVTFALTWVMASLVSFYSMKKTTRDNKRFPFVLVLWWVWASIIEAISVSIGLMKNNFEYLDFWNFLSEDDNIVGVVSLPMLLLLLCLSFCAREEQHNTDMEQLLVHPGEEEEEDDDDEDGENFTTAGIWSQLTFRWLNPIFRKGRVQKLELAHIPDVPHSETAENASSLLEESLRKQKLEGASLAKAITSSVWKSLALNAVFAGVNTIASYMGPLLITYFVNFLVDDNSNSSIQCGLILAFIFFLSKTLESLSQRQWYFGAQRIGIRVRAALMTLIYSKSLMIKCAGPTHGKIINLVNVDVERIGDFCWYIHGVWLLPVQVILALVILYINLGFLPSISALAVTILVMVCNTPLANMQEKLHSKIMEAKDTRIKMTSETMKNIRILKLHSWESTFLQKLLQLRDTEKSWLQKYLYTCSAVATLFWTSPTLVSVVTFGICILVNTELTAATVLSALATFRILQEPIYNLPELISMIAQTKVSLDRIQELINEEDQNQFMNKHSSKDSSIVIEIKPSEYAWETSDGTNKKPTIQITENLKIKKGQKVAVCGSVGSGKSSLLCCMLGEIPLVSGTLIKVYGTRSYVPQSPWIQSGTVRENILFGKEMNKDFYESVLDGCALHQDINMWGDGDLNIVEERGINLSGGQKQRIQLARAVYNDSDIYFLDDPFSAVDAHTGTHLFKKCLMQLLSEKTVVYATHQLEFLEAADLILVMKDGKIVESGRYKELIACPNCEFVRQMAAHEKTINQINPWHEENSISCRPLQKNQIEVAEENLQESISNWKRNKEEEAETGRVKWSVYSTFVTSAYRGSLVPVILLCQILFQVMQMGSNYWISWAAEQTGRVTKGMLMGTFVLLSGGSSIFILGRTVLMAVVAVETAQRLFHGMITSVFRAPVSFFDTTPSSRILSRSSTDQSTIDTDIPYRLAGLVFALIQLLSIIMLMSQVAWQVILVFLVVFAISIWYQAYYITTARELARMVGIRKAPILHHFSESIAGAATIRCFNQEQIFMTKIKDLVDEYSRVAFHNYATMEWLSVRINFLFNLVFYFVLIILVTLPRSAIDPSLAGLVATYGLNLNVLQAWVIWNLCNVENKMISVERILQFSSIPSEAPLIIQDCRPEPEWPMEGKIELQNIHIQYDPAGPMVLKGVTCTFPGRKKIGVVGRTGSGKSTLVQALFRVVEPLEGKILIDGVHISKIGLQDLRSKLGIIPQDPTLFLGTVRTNLDPLEQHADKELWEVLKKCHLAEIVRQDPRLLDAPVAENGENWSVGQRQLVCLARLLLKKRRILVLDEATASIDTATDNLIQKTIREETSECTVITVAHRIPTVIDNDLVLVLDEGTIAEYDEPDQLLQNNTSSFSKLVSEFLRRSSPK, from the exons A TGTTTCCTTCAACTTCAACCATGGCCATTGTGGATACTCTGCTTGTAACAGCCAATGTGGCATTCTTCTATGCAATTCTGATATGGCTGCTTCTTCACACTTTGAGACAAAGCAAGCTTCAACGTGCTGTGTTTCTCCAACAAGGACCAAAATTCTTCTCCATTATCACTCTCCTATTCAATTTCATTCTTACCCTTTTAACTATAGCTTTTGCAGTTCATGAATATAGGACTAATAAAATAGTGAGATATAGTTCTGTTACATTTGCTCTAACATGGGTTATGGCAAGCTTGGTTTCATTCTATTCAATGAAGAAGACAACAAGAGATAACAAAAGATTCCCTTTTGTTCTGGTTCTCTGGTGGGTCTGGGCCAGTATCATAGAGGCAATCTCAGTTTCTATTGGACTAATGAAGAACAACTTTGAATACTTGGACTTCTGGAATTTCTTGTCAGAGGATGATAACATAGTTGGTGTGGTTTCCTTGCCTATGTTGTTGTTGCTTTTGTGTTTGAGTTTTTGTGCAAGAGAAGAACAACACAACACTGACATGGAACAGCTCTTGGTTCACcctggagaagaagaagaagaagatgatgatgatgaagatggagAGAACTTCACAACTGCAGGCATTTGGAGCCAACTCACATTTCGATGGCTGAATCCCATTTTTAGAAAGGGTCGAGTTCAGAAGCTTGAGCTTGCTCACATTCCTGATGTTCCTCATTCTGAAACTGCAGAAAATGCTTCTTCCTTATTGGAAGAATCGCTTCGCAAACAGAAACTTGAAGGGGCTTCCTTGGCTAAAGCTATAACCAGTTCTGTGTGGAAGTCCTTGGCTTTAAATGCAGTTTTTGCCG GGGTTAATACAATTGCATCTTATATGGGTCCATTGTTGATTACATACTTTGTCAATTTCTTGGTGGATGATAATTCCAATTCAAGCATCCAATGCGGCctcattcttgcattcatattcTTCCTCTCAAAGACATTGGAGTCACTGAGCCAAAGACAATGGTACTTTGGTGCTCAGAGAATTGGAATTCGAGTGCGCGCGGCTCTTATGACTCTAATTTACAGCAAGTCTTTAATGATCAAGTGTGCAGGGCCAACCCATGGAAAAATCATAAACTTGGTGAATGTGGATGTTGAAAGAATTGGGGATTTCTGCTGGTACATTCATGGAGTTTGGTTGCTTCCAGTTCAGGTTATTTTGGCCTTAGTGATATTGTACATAAACTTGGGATTCTTGCCTTCAATTTCTGCACTTGCTGTCACCATTTTGGTTATGGTGTGTAACACACCTTTGGCCAATATGCAAGAAAAGTTACACTCCAAGATCATGGAAGCTAAGGATACAAGAATCAAGATGACTTCAGAGACAATGAAGAACATAAGGATACTGAAATTGCATTCATGGGAATCTACATTCTTACAGAAACTCCTCCAATTGAGAGACACTGAGAAGAGTTGGCTGCAGAAGTACCTCTACACTTGCTCAGCAGTAGCAACTCTTTTCTGGACTTCTCCAACTTTGGTTTCTGTTGTTACTTTCGGCATCTGCATACTGGTGAACACAGAACTGACTGCGGCTACTGTCCTCTCGGCCTTGGCAACTTTTCGGATTCTGCAGGAACCAATCTACAATCTTCCTGAGCTGATTTCCATGATAGCTCAAACAAAAGTCTCTCTTGATCGAATCCAAGAGTTGATCAATGAAGAGGATCAGAACCAGTTTATGAACAAGCACTCTTCGAAAGATTCATCAATTGTTATTGAAATCAAGCCAAGTGAATATGCATGGGAAACAAGTGATGGAACCAACAAGAAACCAACAATTCAAATCACAGAAAACTTGAAGATAAAGAAAGGTCAGAAGGTAGCAGTTTGTGGTTCAGTGGGGTCTGGAAAATCAAGCTTACTTTGTTGTATGCTTGGTGAGATTCCATTGGTTTCCGGGACTTTGATCAAAGTCTATGGAACAAGAAGTTATGTGCCACAGAGTCCCTGGATTCAATCAGGAACAGTAAGAGAAAATATCCTGTTTGGAAAGGAAATGAACAAGGACTTCTATGAAAGTGTTTTGGATGGCTGTGCTTTGCATCAAGATATCAACATGTGGGGTGATGGAGATTTGAatattgtggaggagaggggcaTAAACTTAAGTGGAGGCCAGAAACAACGGATTCAACTCGCAAGAGCTGTTTACAATGATTCAGATATTTACTTCCTTGATGATCCTTTCAGTGCAGTTGATGCTCATACTGGAACTCATTTATTTAAA AAATGCCTTATGCAACTTTTGTCTGAGAAGACAGTTGTTTATGCTACTCATCAACTAGAATTTTTGGAAGCTGCAGATTTAATTCTG GTAATGAAAGATGGAAAAATAGTGGAGTCAGGAAGGTATAAAGAACTCATAGCATGTCCCAACTGTGAATTTGTTCGACAAATGGCTGCTCATGAAAAAACAATAAACCAAATAAATCCATGGCATGAAGAGAACTCTATTAGCTGCAGGCCCCTTCAAAAGAATCAAATTGAAGTTGCTGAAGAGAATCTTCAAGAAAGCATAAGCAATTGGaagagaaacaaagaagaagaagcagagaccGGTCGAGTGAAATGGAGTGTTTACTCAACCTTTGTCACATCTGCATATAGAGGATCACTTGTTCCGGTCATTCTTCTCTGCCAGATTCTGTTTCAAGTGATGCAAATGGGAAGCAATTATTGGATTTCTTGGGCTGCAGAACAAACTGGGAGGGTAACCAAAGGGATGCTTATGGGAACATTTGTTCTTCTTTCTGGTGGAAGCTCTATCTTTATACTTGGAAGGACTGTTTTGATGGCAGTGGTGGCTGTTGAGACAGCTCAGCGTCTTTTTCATGGAATGATTACATCTGTTTTCAGAGCACCTGTTTCATTTTTTGATACCACACCTTCAAGCAGAATCCTCAGTAGG TCATCAACAGATCAAAGTACAATTGACACAGACATACCATACAGATTAGCAGGGCTAGTGTTTGCACTAATTCAGTTGTTGAGTATTATCATGCTAATGTCGCAGGTCGCGTGGCAAGTCATCCTTGTGTTTCTTGTGGTGTTTGCTATCTCCATATGGTATCAG GCTTATTACATTACTACTGCCAGGGAATTAGCCAGGATGGTAGGGATCAGAAAGGCCCCAATCTTGCATCATTTCTCAGAATCTATTGCTGGGGCCGCCACGATTCGTTGTTTCAATCAAGAACAAATATTCATGACCAAAATCAAGGATCTTGTTGATGAATACTCTAGAGTAGCCTTTCATAATTATGCCACCATGGAATGGTTGTCAGTCCGGATCAATTTTCTCTTCAATCTAGTCTTCTACTTTGTTCTCATCATCTTGGTTACTCTGCCAAGGTCTGCCATTGATCCCA GCTTGGCAGGTCTGGTAGCTACTTATGGTTTGAACTTGAATGTACTTCAGGCTTGGGTCATATGGAACCTTTGCAATGTTGAGAACAAGATGATATCTGTTGAGAGAATATTGCAATTCTCTAGCATACCAAGTGAAGCACCACTGATAATCCAAGATTGTAGGCCTGAACCAGAGTGGCCTATGGAAGGGAAAATTGAGCTTCAGAATATTCATATTCAGTATGATCCGGCTGGTCCTATGGTTCTCAAAGGTGTCACTTGCACATTCCCGGGGCGAAAGAAGATCGGAGTAGTAGGGAGGACAGGGAGTGGAAAATCAACTCTGGTGCAAGCCCTTTTTCGAGTGGTGGAGCCTTTGGAAGGAAAGATACTAATAGATGGAGTACATATTTCCAAGATTGGTCTGCAGGATTTAAGATCTAAGCTTGGTATAATTCCTCAAGACCCAACCTTGTTTCTAGGCACTGTTAGGACTAACTTGGATCCTCTAGAACAACATGCGGATAAAGAACTCTGGGAG GTTCTCAAGAAGTGCCATCTTGCTGAAATTGTAAGGCAGGATCCAAGACTTCTTGATGCACCAG TGGCTGAGAATGGAGAAAATTGGAGCGTTGGACAAAGGCAACTCGTTTGTCTTGCTAGGCTGctattgaagaagagaaggattttGGTTCTAGATGAGGCAACAGCATCTATTGACACTGCAACTGACAATTTAATTCAAAAGACTATTAGAGAAGAAACTAGTGAATGCACAGTGATTACTGTAGCACATAGAATCCCTACAGTTATTGATAATGACTTGGTTTTGGTCCTTGATGAAG GGACAATTGCAGAGTATGATGAACCAGATCAGTTGCTGCAGAACAATACTTCATCTTTCTCAAAGTTGGTTTCAGAATTTTTGAGGAGATCATCCCCCAAGTAG
- the LOC112792564 gene encoding putative ABC transporter C family member 15 isoform X1 — MFTLLLSLNFPVFPSTSTMAIVDTLLVTANVAFFYAILIWLLLHTLRQSKLQRAVFLQQGPKFFSIITLLFNFILTLLTIAFAVHEYRTNKIVRYSSVTFALTWVMASLVSFYSMKKTTRDNKRFPFVLVLWWVWASIIEAISVSIGLMKNNFEYLDFWNFLSEDDNIVGVVSLPMLLLLLCLSFCAREEQHNTDMEQLLVHPGEEEEEDDDDEDGENFTTAGIWSQLTFRWLNPIFRKGRVQKLELAHIPDVPHSETAENASSLLEESLRKQKLEGASLAKAITSSVWKSLALNAVFAGVNTIASYMGPLLITYFVNFLVDDNSNSSIQCGLILAFIFFLSKTLESLSQRQWYFGAQRIGIRVRAALMTLIYSKSLMIKCAGPTHGKIINLVNVDVERIGDFCWYIHGVWLLPVQVILALVILYINLGFLPSISALAVTILVMVCNTPLANMQEKLHSKIMEAKDTRIKMTSETMKNIRILKLHSWESTFLQKLLQLRDTEKSWLQKYLYTCSAVATLFWTSPTLVSVVTFGICILVNTELTAATVLSALATFRILQEPIYNLPELISMIAQTKVSLDRIQELINEEDQNQFMNKHSSKDSSIVIEIKPSEYAWETSDGTNKKPTIQITENLKIKKGQKVAVCGSVGSGKSSLLCCMLGEIPLVSGTLIKVYGTRSYVPQSPWIQSGTVRENILFGKEMNKDFYESVLDGCALHQDINMWGDGDLNIVEERGINLSGGQKQRIQLARAVYNDSDIYFLDDPFSAVDAHTGTHLFKKCLMQLLSEKTVVYATHQLEFLEAADLILVMKDGKIVESGRYKELIACPNCEFVRQMAAHEKTINQINPWHEENSISCRPLQKNQIEVAEENLQESISNWKRNKEEEAETGRVKWSVYSTFVTSAYRGSLVPVILLCQILFQVMQMGSNYWISWAAEQTGRVTKGMLMGTFVLLSGGSSIFILGRTVLMAVVAVETAQRLFHGMITSVFRAPVSFFDTTPSSRILSRSSTDQSTIDTDIPYRLAGLVFALIQLLSIIMLMSQVAWQVILVFLVVFAISIWYQAYYITTARELARMVGIRKAPILHHFSESIAGAATIRCFNQEQIFMTKIKDLVDEYSRVAFHNYATMEWLSVRINFLFNLVFYFVLIILVTLPRSAIDPSLAGLVATYGLNLNVLQAWVIWNLCNVENKMISVERILQFSSIPSEAPLIIQDCRPEPEWPMEGKIELQNIHIQYDPAGPMVLKGVTCTFPGRKKIGVVGRTGSGKSTLVQALFRVVEPLEGKILIDGVHISKIGLQDLRSKLGIIPQDPTLFLGTVRTNLDPLEQHADKELWEVLKKCHLAEIVRQDPRLLDAPVAENGENWSVGQRQLVCLARLLLKKRRILVLDEATASIDTATDNLIQKTIREETSECTVITVAHRIPTVIDNDLVLVLDEGTIAEYDEPDQLLQNNTSSFSKLVSEFLRRSSPK; from the exons ATGTTTACTCTTCTGCTGTCTCTGAACTTTCCAGTGTTTCCTTCAACTTCAACCATGGCCATTGTGGATACTCTGCTTGTAACAGCCAATGTGGCATTCTTCTATGCAATTCTGATATGGCTGCTTCTTCACACTTTGAGACAAAGCAAGCTTCAACGTGCTGTGTTTCTCCAACAAGGACCAAAATTCTTCTCCATTATCACTCTCCTATTCAATTTCATTCTTACCCTTTTAACTATAGCTTTTGCAGTTCATGAATATAGGACTAATAAAATAGTGAGATATAGTTCTGTTACATTTGCTCTAACATGGGTTATGGCAAGCTTGGTTTCATTCTATTCAATGAAGAAGACAACAAGAGATAACAAAAGATTCCCTTTTGTTCTGGTTCTCTGGTGGGTCTGGGCCAGTATCATAGAGGCAATCTCAGTTTCTATTGGACTAATGAAGAACAACTTTGAATACTTGGACTTCTGGAATTTCTTGTCAGAGGATGATAACATAGTTGGTGTGGTTTCCTTGCCTATGTTGTTGTTGCTTTTGTGTTTGAGTTTTTGTGCAAGAGAAGAACAACACAACACTGACATGGAACAGCTCTTGGTTCACcctggagaagaagaagaagaagatgatgatgatgaagatggagAGAACTTCACAACTGCAGGCATTTGGAGCCAACTCACATTTCGATGGCTGAATCCCATTTTTAGAAAGGGTCGAGTTCAGAAGCTTGAGCTTGCTCACATTCCTGATGTTCCTCATTCTGAAACTGCAGAAAATGCTTCTTCCTTATTGGAAGAATCGCTTCGCAAACAGAAACTTGAAGGGGCTTCCTTGGCTAAAGCTATAACCAGTTCTGTGTGGAAGTCCTTGGCTTTAAATGCAGTTTTTGCCG GGGTTAATACAATTGCATCTTATATGGGTCCATTGTTGATTACATACTTTGTCAATTTCTTGGTGGATGATAATTCCAATTCAAGCATCCAATGCGGCctcattcttgcattcatattcTTCCTCTCAAAGACATTGGAGTCACTGAGCCAAAGACAATGGTACTTTGGTGCTCAGAGAATTGGAATTCGAGTGCGCGCGGCTCTTATGACTCTAATTTACAGCAAGTCTTTAATGATCAAGTGTGCAGGGCCAACCCATGGAAAAATCATAAACTTGGTGAATGTGGATGTTGAAAGAATTGGGGATTTCTGCTGGTACATTCATGGAGTTTGGTTGCTTCCAGTTCAGGTTATTTTGGCCTTAGTGATATTGTACATAAACTTGGGATTCTTGCCTTCAATTTCTGCACTTGCTGTCACCATTTTGGTTATGGTGTGTAACACACCTTTGGCCAATATGCAAGAAAAGTTACACTCCAAGATCATGGAAGCTAAGGATACAAGAATCAAGATGACTTCAGAGACAATGAAGAACATAAGGATACTGAAATTGCATTCATGGGAATCTACATTCTTACAGAAACTCCTCCAATTGAGAGACACTGAGAAGAGTTGGCTGCAGAAGTACCTCTACACTTGCTCAGCAGTAGCAACTCTTTTCTGGACTTCTCCAACTTTGGTTTCTGTTGTTACTTTCGGCATCTGCATACTGGTGAACACAGAACTGACTGCGGCTACTGTCCTCTCGGCCTTGGCAACTTTTCGGATTCTGCAGGAACCAATCTACAATCTTCCTGAGCTGATTTCCATGATAGCTCAAACAAAAGTCTCTCTTGATCGAATCCAAGAGTTGATCAATGAAGAGGATCAGAACCAGTTTATGAACAAGCACTCTTCGAAAGATTCATCAATTGTTATTGAAATCAAGCCAAGTGAATATGCATGGGAAACAAGTGATGGAACCAACAAGAAACCAACAATTCAAATCACAGAAAACTTGAAGATAAAGAAAGGTCAGAAGGTAGCAGTTTGTGGTTCAGTGGGGTCTGGAAAATCAAGCTTACTTTGTTGTATGCTTGGTGAGATTCCATTGGTTTCCGGGACTTTGATCAAAGTCTATGGAACAAGAAGTTATGTGCCACAGAGTCCCTGGATTCAATCAGGAACAGTAAGAGAAAATATCCTGTTTGGAAAGGAAATGAACAAGGACTTCTATGAAAGTGTTTTGGATGGCTGTGCTTTGCATCAAGATATCAACATGTGGGGTGATGGAGATTTGAatattgtggaggagaggggcaTAAACTTAAGTGGAGGCCAGAAACAACGGATTCAACTCGCAAGAGCTGTTTACAATGATTCAGATATTTACTTCCTTGATGATCCTTTCAGTGCAGTTGATGCTCATACTGGAACTCATTTATTTAAA AAATGCCTTATGCAACTTTTGTCTGAGAAGACAGTTGTTTATGCTACTCATCAACTAGAATTTTTGGAAGCTGCAGATTTAATTCTG GTAATGAAAGATGGAAAAATAGTGGAGTCAGGAAGGTATAAAGAACTCATAGCATGTCCCAACTGTGAATTTGTTCGACAAATGGCTGCTCATGAAAAAACAATAAACCAAATAAATCCATGGCATGAAGAGAACTCTATTAGCTGCAGGCCCCTTCAAAAGAATCAAATTGAAGTTGCTGAAGAGAATCTTCAAGAAAGCATAAGCAATTGGaagagaaacaaagaagaagaagcagagaccGGTCGAGTGAAATGGAGTGTTTACTCAACCTTTGTCACATCTGCATATAGAGGATCACTTGTTCCGGTCATTCTTCTCTGCCAGATTCTGTTTCAAGTGATGCAAATGGGAAGCAATTATTGGATTTCTTGGGCTGCAGAACAAACTGGGAGGGTAACCAAAGGGATGCTTATGGGAACATTTGTTCTTCTTTCTGGTGGAAGCTCTATCTTTATACTTGGAAGGACTGTTTTGATGGCAGTGGTGGCTGTTGAGACAGCTCAGCGTCTTTTTCATGGAATGATTACATCTGTTTTCAGAGCACCTGTTTCATTTTTTGATACCACACCTTCAAGCAGAATCCTCAGTAGG TCATCAACAGATCAAAGTACAATTGACACAGACATACCATACAGATTAGCAGGGCTAGTGTTTGCACTAATTCAGTTGTTGAGTATTATCATGCTAATGTCGCAGGTCGCGTGGCAAGTCATCCTTGTGTTTCTTGTGGTGTTTGCTATCTCCATATGGTATCAG GCTTATTACATTACTACTGCCAGGGAATTAGCCAGGATGGTAGGGATCAGAAAGGCCCCAATCTTGCATCATTTCTCAGAATCTATTGCTGGGGCCGCCACGATTCGTTGTTTCAATCAAGAACAAATATTCATGACCAAAATCAAGGATCTTGTTGATGAATACTCTAGAGTAGCCTTTCATAATTATGCCACCATGGAATGGTTGTCAGTCCGGATCAATTTTCTCTTCAATCTAGTCTTCTACTTTGTTCTCATCATCTTGGTTACTCTGCCAAGGTCTGCCATTGATCCCA GCTTGGCAGGTCTGGTAGCTACTTATGGTTTGAACTTGAATGTACTTCAGGCTTGGGTCATATGGAACCTTTGCAATGTTGAGAACAAGATGATATCTGTTGAGAGAATATTGCAATTCTCTAGCATACCAAGTGAAGCACCACTGATAATCCAAGATTGTAGGCCTGAACCAGAGTGGCCTATGGAAGGGAAAATTGAGCTTCAGAATATTCATATTCAGTATGATCCGGCTGGTCCTATGGTTCTCAAAGGTGTCACTTGCACATTCCCGGGGCGAAAGAAGATCGGAGTAGTAGGGAGGACAGGGAGTGGAAAATCAACTCTGGTGCAAGCCCTTTTTCGAGTGGTGGAGCCTTTGGAAGGAAAGATACTAATAGATGGAGTACATATTTCCAAGATTGGTCTGCAGGATTTAAGATCTAAGCTTGGTATAATTCCTCAAGACCCAACCTTGTTTCTAGGCACTGTTAGGACTAACTTGGATCCTCTAGAACAACATGCGGATAAAGAACTCTGGGAG GTTCTCAAGAAGTGCCATCTTGCTGAAATTGTAAGGCAGGATCCAAGACTTCTTGATGCACCAG TGGCTGAGAATGGAGAAAATTGGAGCGTTGGACAAAGGCAACTCGTTTGTCTTGCTAGGCTGctattgaagaagagaaggattttGGTTCTAGATGAGGCAACAGCATCTATTGACACTGCAACTGACAATTTAATTCAAAAGACTATTAGAGAAGAAACTAGTGAATGCACAGTGATTACTGTAGCACATAGAATCCCTACAGTTATTGATAATGACTTGGTTTTGGTCCTTGATGAAG GGACAATTGCAGAGTATGATGAACCAGATCAGTTGCTGCAGAACAATACTTCATCTTTCTCAAAGTTGGTTTCAGAATTTTTGAGGAGATCATCCCCCAAGTAG